A genomic segment from Pseudomonas sp. S09G 359 encodes:
- a CDS encoding lipocalin family protein, whose product MMRFVLFLCASLLLAGCASHSGDDLQPKTASNVNLKRYQGTWYELARLPMYFQRNCAQSEARYTLLPDGDMSVFNRCLTTEWKWEEAKGTATPQVPGKTDKLWVEFNNWFTALLPGVAKGDYWVLYVSDDYKTAIVGSPSRRYMWILSRTPTVSTDTREDLLSRARQQGYDTTRLIWRTSDKQMAKTSQ is encoded by the coding sequence ATGATGCGTTTTGTTTTGTTCCTTTGTGCCAGCCTGTTATTGGCGGGCTGTGCCAGCCATTCTGGCGATGATCTGCAACCCAAGACCGCGAGCAACGTCAACCTCAAGCGTTACCAGGGCACCTGGTATGAGTTGGCCCGATTGCCGATGTACTTCCAGCGCAACTGCGCGCAGTCCGAAGCCCGTTACACCTTGCTGCCTGACGGTGACATGTCGGTGTTCAACCGCTGCCTGACCACCGAATGGAAGTGGGAAGAAGCCAAGGGCACGGCTACCCCGCAAGTGCCCGGCAAGACCGACAAGCTCTGGGTCGAATTCAATAACTGGTTTACGGCGCTGCTGCCGGGCGTTGCCAAGGGCGATTACTGGGTGCTGTACGTCAGCGATGACTACAAGACCGCTATCGTCGGCAGCCCGAGCCGGCGCTATATGTGGATTCTGTCGCGCACACCGACGGTGAGCACCGACACCCGCGAAGACCTGCTGAGCAGGGCGCGGCAGCAGGGGTATGACACCACGCGGTTGATCTGGCGTACGTCGGACAAGCAGATGGCGAAGACTTCGCAGTAA
- a CDS encoding HutD family protein gives MTAVKVWRATDYVRMPWKNGGGSTEEITRDAGAGLDGFGWRLSIADIGESGGFSTFAGYQRVITVIKGAGMVLTVDGEEQRGLLPLQPFAFKGDSQVSCRLITGPIRDFNLIYSPQRYHARLQWVDGEQRFFSSAQTVLVFSVADEVKVLGEKLGHHDCLQVDGNNGLLDISVTGRCCLIELTQRD, from the coding sequence ATGACTGCAGTGAAAGTCTGGCGCGCCACCGATTACGTGCGCATGCCGTGGAAAAACGGCGGCGGCAGCACCGAAGAAATCACCCGTGATGCCGGCGCTGGCCTGGATGGCTTCGGCTGGCGCCTGTCGATTGCCGACATCGGTGAGTCGGGCGGGTTTTCCACGTTTGCCGGCTACCAGCGCGTGATCACCGTGATCAAGGGCGCGGGCATGGTGTTGACCGTGGATGGCGAAGAACAGCGCGGCCTGTTACCGCTGCAGCCATTCGCGTTCAAGGGTGACAGCCAGGTGTCGTGCCGCCTGATCACCGGGCCGATCCGCGACTTCAACCTGATCTACTCGCCCCAGCGTTACCACGCGCGCTTGCAATGGGTAGACGGTGAGCAGCGCTTTTTCAGCTCGGCGCAGACCGTGCTGGTGTTCAGCGTGGCGGATGAGGTGAAGGTGCTGGGCGAGAAGCTGGGGCATCATGACTGCCTGCAGGTGGACGGTAACAACGGCCTCTTGGATATCTCTGTAACAGGTCGTTGCTGCCTGATCGAACTGACTCAGCGCGATTAA
- a CDS encoding class 1 fructose-bisphosphatase, which yields MSRVTLSRYLIEQTRSNNTPADLRFLIEVVARACKEISHAVSKGALGGVLGSMGTENVQGEVQKKLDVISNEILLEANEWGGHLAGMASEEMDNAYQIPGKYPKGAYLLVFDPLDGSSNIDINAPVGTIFSVLRCPNEYLSQNEALNEKAFLQPGTEQVAAGYAIYGPQTMLVLTLGDGVKGFTLDREMGSFVLTHEDITIPASTQEFAINMSNQRHWEEPVTRYVGELMAGEEGPLKKNFNMRWVAAMVADVHRILTRGGLFMYPRDSREPSKPGKLRLMYEANPMSFLVEQAGGASTDGHQRILDIQPEGLHQRVAVFLGSKEEVERVTAYHKK from the coding sequence ATGTCCCGCGTTACCTTGAGTCGCTATTTGATTGAGCAGACCCGCAGCAACAACACGCCTGCCGATCTGCGCTTCCTTATCGAAGTGGTGGCGCGTGCCTGCAAGGAAATCAGCCACGCCGTGTCCAAAGGCGCGCTGGGTGGTGTCCTGGGCAGCATGGGCACAGAAAACGTGCAGGGCGAAGTGCAGAAAAAACTCGACGTGATTTCCAACGAAATCCTGCTCGAAGCCAACGAATGGGGCGGCCACCTGGCCGGCATGGCGTCCGAAGAAATGGACAATGCCTACCAGATCCCCGGCAAATACCCGAAAGGCGCCTACCTGCTGGTGTTCGACCCACTGGACGGTTCGTCCAACATCGACATCAATGCACCGGTCGGCACCATCTTCTCGGTACTGCGTTGCCCCAACGAATACCTGAGCCAGAACGAAGCGCTGAATGAAAAGGCCTTCCTGCAGCCAGGCACCGAGCAGGTCGCTGCCGGTTACGCGATCTACGGCCCGCAGACCATGCTGGTACTGACCCTGGGCGATGGCGTCAAAGGCTTCACCCTGGACCGCGAAATGGGCAGCTTCGTACTCACCCACGAAGACATCACCATTCCTGCCTCCACCCAGGAATTTGCGATCAACATGTCCAACCAGCGCCACTGGGAAGAGCCGGTGACCCGCTACGTCGGCGAGTTGATGGCCGGCGAAGAAGGCCCGCTGAAGAAGAACTTCAACATGCGTTGGGTGGCGGCGATGGTGGCTGACGTGCACCGTATCCTGACCCGTGGTGGCTTGTTCATGTACCCGCGCGACAGCCGCGAGCCGTCCAAGCCGGGCAAGCTGCGCCTGATGTACGAAGCCAACCCGATGTCGTTCCTGGTTGAACAGGCAGGCGGCGCGTCCACCGACGGCCACCAGCGCATCCTCGACATTCAACCGGAAGGCCTGCACCAGCGTGTGGCGGTTTTCCTGGGTTCGAAGGAAGAAGTTGAACGCGTAACGGCCTACCACAAGAAGTAA
- a CDS encoding formimidoylglutamate deiminase: protein MSAFFAERALLPNGWANDVRFEVSADGLLTHVEANASADAAERLRGPVLAGMPNLHSHAFQRAMAGLAEVAGNPNDSFWTWRELMYRMVGKISPDQLQVIARQLYIEMLKAGYTSVAEFHYVHHDVNGQAYADRTELSRQISQAAASSGIGLTLVPVLYTHSGFGGQAPNAGQRRFINSTENYLDLQARLKPILAAQPAQQLGLCFHSLRAVTPEQISAVLAASDKACPVHIHIAEQQKEVDDCLAWSGKRPLQWLYDNVDVDERWCLVHATHADADEVARMAKSRAIAGLCLTTEANLGDGIFPAVDFLAQGGRMGIGSDSHVSLSVVEELRWLEYGQRLRDQRRNRLYRSDQPMVGRTLFDAALDGGAQALGQPIGRLEVGKRADWIVLDGNDPYLATATEDGILNRWLFAGGDRQVRDVLVNGKWVVRDGHHAGEEDSSRAFTQVLRDLLS, encoded by the coding sequence ATGTCCGCTTTCTTTGCCGAACGCGCACTGCTGCCTAATGGATGGGCCAACGATGTACGCTTTGAAGTCAGCGCCGATGGCCTGCTGACCCACGTTGAGGCCAACGCCAGCGCAGACGCCGCCGAACGGCTAAGAGGCCCGGTATTGGCGGGGATGCCGAACCTGCACTCCCATGCGTTCCAGCGCGCCATGGCGGGTTTGGCCGAAGTGGCCGGCAACCCGAATGACAGTTTCTGGACCTGGCGCGAGCTGATGTACCGCATGGTCGGCAAGATCAGCCCGGACCAATTGCAGGTCATCGCGCGCCAGCTGTATATCGAAATGCTCAAGGCCGGCTACACCTCGGTGGCCGAATTTCACTACGTGCACCACGACGTCAACGGCCAAGCGTATGCCGACCGTACGGAGCTGTCGCGGCAGATCAGCCAGGCGGCCGCCAGCAGCGGGATTGGCCTGACACTGGTGCCGGTGCTGTACACGCACTCCGGGTTCGGCGGCCAGGCACCCAATGCGGGCCAGCGGCGATTTATCAACAGCACGGAAAACTATCTGGACTTGCAGGCGCGCCTCAAGCCCATCCTCGCGGCGCAACCGGCGCAGCAGCTGGGCCTGTGCTTTCACTCGCTGCGCGCGGTCACACCGGAGCAAATCAGCGCAGTGCTGGCAGCCAGCGACAAGGCGTGCCCGGTGCATATCCACATCGCCGAGCAGCAAAAGGAGGTCGACGACTGCCTGGCCTGGAGCGGCAAACGCCCGCTGCAATGGCTGTATGACAATGTTGACGTGGATGAGCGCTGGTGCCTGGTGCACGCCACCCACGCGGATGCCGACGAAGTGGCACGCATGGCCAAAAGCCGCGCGATTGCTGGTTTGTGCCTGACCACCGAGGCCAACCTGGGCGACGGAATTTTCCCGGCCGTGGATTTCCTCGCCCAGGGTGGGCGCATGGGTATCGGCTCCGACAGCCATGTATCACTCAGCGTGGTGGAAGAACTGCGCTGGCTGGAATACGGCCAACGCCTGCGCGACCAGCGGCGGAACCGCTTGTATCGCAGTGATCAGCCGATGGTCGGGCGTACGTTGTTTGATGCGGCATTGGACGGCGGCGCCCAGGCGCTCGGGCAGCCGATTGGTCGCTTGGAAGTGGGTAAGCGTGCGGATTGGATTGTGCTGGACGGTAATGATCCGTACCTGGCCACGGCGACAGAGGATGGGATTCTCAACCGCTGGCTGTTCGCCGGGGGTGATCGGCAAGTGCGTGATGTGCTGGTGAACGGCAAGTGGGTGGTGCGCGATGGGCATCATGCCGGCGAGGAAGACAGCAGCCGGGCATTCACACAAGTATTGAGGGATTTGCTGAGCTAA
- a CDS encoding cytosine permease: protein MAANDTTPLIEKRSIDYIPEAERHGRLLSQFTLWLGANLQITAIVTGALAVVLGGDVFWSLIGLLIGQLLGGGVMALHAAQGPKLGLPQMISSRVQFGVYGAAIPIVLVCLMYLGFTATGTVLSGQALGQLFGVSDSVGILLFASVIVLVTVLGYRVIHFIGRVASVIGVIAFVYLFSRLMGQADVGALLQIRHFSWSSFLLAVSLAASWQIAFGPYVADYSRYLPSKTSSVKTFLAAGAGSVVGAQVAMILGVFAAAMSNGKFAGHEVAYIVGLGGTGATSALLYFSIAFGKVTISTLNSYGSFMCIATIISGFRGRLEVTRLQRLLFVLAIVGTATLIALLGQHSFLGAFKSFILFLLAFFTPWSAINLVDYYCITRDRYDVPALANPNGRYGRWNPIGISVYVFGVLVQLPFISTKFYTGPLVAALGDVDISWIIGLVLPAALYYWAAKKWPHTHPEHLILPTEQGAAPTTTNGLVSQA, encoded by the coding sequence ATGGCTGCAAATGACACCACCCCGTTGATCGAGAAACGTTCGATCGACTACATCCCGGAAGCGGAACGACATGGTCGTCTATTGAGCCAGTTCACCCTGTGGCTGGGTGCCAACCTGCAGATCACCGCGATTGTCACCGGGGCCCTGGCCGTGGTGCTGGGCGGTGATGTGTTCTGGTCGTTGATCGGTCTGTTGATCGGCCAACTGCTGGGCGGTGGGGTCATGGCGTTGCATGCGGCGCAAGGGCCCAAGCTGGGCCTGCCGCAGATGATCTCCAGCCGCGTGCAATTTGGTGTGTATGGCGCGGCCATCCCGATCGTGCTGGTGTGCTTGATGTACCTGGGTTTCACCGCCACTGGCACGGTGCTGTCCGGCCAGGCGCTGGGCCAGTTGTTTGGGGTCAGCGACAGTGTTGGCATCTTGCTCTTCGCCAGTGTCATCGTGCTGGTCACGGTGCTGGGTTACCGGGTGATCCACTTCATTGGCCGGGTCGCCAGCGTCATTGGCGTGATTGCCTTTGTCTACCTGTTCAGCCGCTTGATGGGCCAGGCCGACGTCGGTGCACTCCTGCAAATCCGCCACTTCAGCTGGAGCAGCTTCCTGCTGGCGGTGTCGCTCGCGGCCTCCTGGCAGATCGCCTTCGGCCCTTACGTGGCGGACTATTCGCGCTACCTGCCGAGCAAGACGTCTTCGGTGAAAACCTTTCTCGCCGCCGGTGCAGGTTCGGTGGTGGGCGCGCAGGTGGCGATGATCCTCGGGGTGTTTGCCGCTGCGATGTCCAACGGGAAATTTGCCGGTCATGAAGTGGCCTACATCGTCGGCCTCGGCGGTACGGGGGCCACGTCGGCGCTGCTGTATTTCAGCATCGCGTTCGGCAAGGTGACTATCTCCACGCTGAACTCCTACGGCAGCTTCATGTGCATCGCGACCATCATCAGCGGCTTTCGTGGCCGCCTGGAGGTCACGCGTTTGCAGCGCCTGCTGTTCGTACTGGCCATCGTCGGTACGGCAACCCTGATCGCGTTGCTCGGCCAGCACTCGTTCCTGGGGGCGTTCAAGTCGTTCATCTTGTTCCTGCTGGCGTTCTTCACGCCTTGGAGCGCGATCAACCTGGTGGACTACTACTGCATCACCCGCGACCGCTATGACGTGCCGGCGCTGGCCAACCCCAATGGCCGCTACGGCCGCTGGAACCCGATTGGTATCAGCGTGTATGTGTTCGGCGTGCTGGTGCAATTGCCGTTCATCTCCACCAAGTTCTACACCGGCCCGCTGGTGGCGGCCCTGGGGGATGTGGACATTTCCTGGATCATCGGCCTGGTGCTGCCCGCTGCGCTGTACTACTGGGCAGCGAAAAAATGGCCGCATACACACCCTG
- the hutU gene encoding urocanate hydratase — MTKPTKYRDVEIRAAHGNKLTAKSWLTEAPLRMLMNNLDPQVAENPKELVVYGGIGRAARNWECYDQIVESLTNLNDDETLLVQSGKPVGVFKTHSNAPRVLIANSNLVPHWASWEHFNELDAKGLAMYGQMTAGSWIYIGSQGIVQGTYETFVEAGRQHYNSDLKGRWVLTAGLGGMGGAQPLAATLAGACSLNIECQQVSIDFRLNSRYVDEQATDLDDALARIAKYTKEGKAISIALLGNAAEILPELVKRGVRPDMVTDQTSAHDPLNGYLPAGWTWDEYRARAKTEPAAVIKAAKQSMAVHVKAMLEFQKQGIPTFDYGNNIRQMAQEEGVENAFDFPGFVPAYIRPLFCRGIGPFRWAALSGDPQDIYKTDAKVKELIPDDAHLHNWLDMARERISFQGLPARICWVGLGQRAKLGLAFNEMVRSGELSAPVVIGRDHLDSGSVASPNRETEAMQDGSDAVSDWPLLNALLNTASGATWVSLHHGGGVGMGFSQHSGMVIVCDGTDEAAERIARVLHNDPATGVMRHADAGYQIAIDCAKEQGLNLPMIK; from the coding sequence GTGACCAAGCCTACTAAATACCGTGATGTCGAAATCCGTGCTGCCCACGGTAACAAGCTCACCGCCAAAAGCTGGCTGACTGAAGCGCCGCTGCGCATGCTGATGAACAACCTCGACCCGCAAGTGGCCGAGAACCCGAAAGAACTGGTGGTGTATGGCGGTATCGGCCGTGCAGCGCGCAACTGGGAGTGCTACGACCAGATCGTCGAAAGCCTCACCAACCTGAATGACGACGAAACCCTGCTGGTGCAATCCGGCAAGCCGGTTGGCGTATTCAAGACCCACAGCAACGCCCCGCGCGTGCTGATCGCGAACTCCAACCTGGTGCCGCATTGGGCCAGCTGGGAGCACTTCAACGAACTGGACGCCAAGGGCCTGGCCATGTACGGCCAGATGACCGCCGGCAGCTGGATCTACATCGGCAGCCAGGGCATCGTCCAAGGCACCTACGAAACCTTCGTCGAGGCCGGGCGCCAGCATTACAACAGCGACCTCAAAGGCCGCTGGGTCCTCACCGCCGGCCTCGGTGGCATGGGCGGCGCACAGCCACTGGCGGCAACCCTGGCCGGTGCCTGCTCGCTGAACATCGAGTGCCAACAGGTCAGCATCGACTTCCGTCTGAACAGCCGTTACGTCGACGAGCAAGCCACCGACCTCGACGACGCGCTGGCCCGTATCGCCAAATACACCAAGGAAGGCAAGGCCATCTCCATCGCCCTGTTGGGTAACGCGGCCGAGATCCTGCCGGAACTGGTCAAGCGCGGCGTGCGCCCGGACATGGTCACCGACCAGACCAGCGCCCACGACCCACTCAACGGCTACCTGCCCGCCGGCTGGACCTGGGACGAATACCGCGCCCGCGCCAAGACCGAGCCGGCTGCCGTGATCAAGGCTGCCAAGCAGTCGATGGCCGTGCACGTCAAAGCCATGCTGGAATTCCAGAAACAAGGCATTCCGACCTTCGACTACGGCAACAACATCCGCCAGATGGCCCAGGAAGAAGGCGTGGAAAACGCTTTCGATTTCCCAGGCTTCGTACCGGCGTATATCCGCCCGCTGTTCTGCCGTGGCATCGGCCCGTTCCGTTGGGCGGCACTGTCCGGCGACCCGCAAGACATCTACAAGACCGACGCCAAAGTCAAAGAGCTGATCCCCGACGACGCGCACCTGCACAACTGGCTGGACATGGCGCGCGAGCGCATCAGCTTCCAGGGCCTGCCGGCGCGTATCTGCTGGGTTGGCCTGGGCCAGCGCGCCAAGCTCGGCCTGGCGTTCAACGAAATGGTACGCAGTGGCGAGCTGTCGGCGCCGGTCGTGATCGGCCGTGACCACCTCGACTCCGGCTCGGTCGCCAGCCCGAACCGCGAAACCGAAGCCATGCAGGATGGTTCCGACGCCGTATCCGACTGGCCATTGCTCAACGCCCTGCTCAACACCGCGAGCGGCGCGACCTGGGTGTCGCTGCACCACGGCGGCGGCGTGGGCATGGGCTTCTCGCAGCACTCCGGCATGGTCATCGTGTGTGACGGTACCGACGAAGCGGCCGAGCGCATTGCCCGCGTGCTGCACAACGACCCGGCCACCGGGGTGATGCGTCATGCGGACGCCGGTTACCAGATCGCGATCGATTGCGCCAAGGAGCAAGGCCTCAATCTCCCGATGATCAAGTAA
- the hutC gene encoding histidine utilization repressor, whose protein sequence is MDESPAPLYARVKQMISQQILNGNWPPHYRVPSESELVSQLGFSRMTINRALRELTAEGLLVRMQGVGTFVAEPKSQSALFEVHNIADEIASRGHRHTCQVIHLGEEAAGSERAVALEMREGGRVFHSLIVHFENDIPVQIEDRFVNALVAPEYLQQDFTQQTPYAYLNQVAPLTEGEHVVEAILADAAECKLLQIEPSEPCLLIRRRTWSGRQPVTAARLIHPGSRHSLEGRFSK, encoded by the coding sequence ATGGACGAAAGTCCGGCGCCCTTGTATGCCCGCGTCAAACAGATGATCAGCCAGCAGATCCTCAACGGCAACTGGCCGCCCCACTACCGCGTACCGTCGGAGAGCGAGCTGGTCAGCCAGTTGGGCTTCAGCCGCATGACCATCAACCGCGCCCTGCGCGAGCTGACCGCCGAAGGTTTGCTGGTGCGCATGCAGGGTGTGGGTACTTTCGTCGCCGAGCCCAAAAGCCAGTCTGCGCTGTTTGAAGTGCACAACATTGCCGATGAGATCGCCTCGCGTGGTCATCGGCATACTTGCCAGGTCATCCACCTGGGCGAAGAGGCCGCAGGCTCCGAGCGCGCCGTGGCCCTGGAGATGCGCGAAGGCGGGCGGGTGTTCCACTCGTTGATCGTGCACTTTGAAAACGATATCCCGGTGCAAATCGAAGACCGCTTCGTTAACGCGCTGGTCGCGCCGGAATACCTGCAACAGGATTTCACCCAACAAACCCCCTATGCCTACCTGAACCAGGTCGCGCCGCTGACCGAAGGCGAGCACGTGGTTGAAGCGATCCTCGCCGACGCCGCCGAGTGCAAGCTGTTGCAGATCGAACCCAGCGAGCCGTGCCTGTTGATTCGCCGGCGCACGTGGTCCGGTCGCCAGCCGGTGACCGCCGCGCGGTTGATCCACCCCGGTTCCCGACATAGCCTCGAAGGACGTTTCAGTAAATGA